CAGAATATAAACCACTAGAATAACATTGCATGGAGCCATTAAGTATTAAAGTCTGGTGGGGGTATAGCATAGGCATACgcaggggggttccggttgccctgaAACCACCTCTTCTTGGCCAGCAGCTCAGATTATTCCAACGATAGCCATagcatataatatgattactagagctgtctgcacaacatgcagtttaagggacagagcagagctgctgcacatgaccAGTGGTAAAAGcttattctaccaagtttgctatgtGCGTGGATCTGAGCGATCAATCAGTgccctggaccagagagtagctgcccatAAGAAGGGAATGAAGCCTTACCAGGAGGTGGGagaatgtgcttagaaagtgcaattctgtctcctactggttctattacattttagtatttatttattatggtatatttaacctttttctgactttttacttatattagttaaatatgtttgatacagcctatactatagtccatctattgtgttaaatattaatactgtattccatacagtatcctgtgtataaaaagaccaatgtgtacattaatatccagggtcaGTCATAGGTTCTTCTACTGATCCcctagactcccgcacttgctccaatgttctacaGAGTGGGAGGTTGTGGGTTGTATTTGAaaacccccttctagaaatcctgtgtttgcccctgtgtAGTGTCAAAGTCTGATAGGTTGGAGATAGTGCCAGTCTGGTGGCAGGGAGTGTGCCAAAGTCTTATCTATCACCTATGCCTGCGCAAATTTTTCCAAATATGTCATGGGGAAAATGGCACCACCAGTAGATTCCATATGGGTGGACCTACTCCACAGCACACAATAGGTCTGTTCTGGGTGTGGAACCCCTCTTAAACCAGGGGACCAATTGCTTTTCATAACCTGCACCAATTTTTGTTACACCACTGCACCAAGCTCCTAAAATGACATACTGTAGCTACTTGTACTGAGCCAGTTGTTAAGGTTACAACCAATATCTCAAGATCAAGTAATGGAAACTTGTACATTTACATCTGGGATGTAAGCATATTTATAACTTACAGTAGTTTCATTCAGGTATAGTGGCTTTTAAAGGTGGCATGTACTTTGCATTTATGATGTAGTCTGGACACACAGTAATACCGAGACTTTATTATATCTGAAATTTTATATTTTAATATGATGATAATAATATAGATCTATTTGTGTCCTAAATAGTTCTTTTGTTATTCCcggtataaaaaataaaataaaaaatacattattGTAAATAGAACCTAGAGGTGAGTACATGAGCCATAAATGGAGATGTACTGTATGAAGTGAGAGGTGGACAAGtacagatgttgcccatagcaacctaccaGCTTTGAAGTAGAATTTATCAGATACACActttaaaatgataggtagaaggagATGTGCTGTGGGCAATCCATTAGTTGAAAAGTGAATTGCTCGCAGttgctaaaaaacaaacaaaaaaaaaacccccaaaacaataGTTTGTCTCTAAGTGAATTAATTTGGGATATGTGTAATCTTATATTAAGAACAAAGTCATTcaaaattttattttgtttttcctgAGCTATGTATAATACCTTTATACATTTAGAAAATGTATTCTACTAAtgcttgtaaaatggggatacatgATTGAGCAGGAAAAAGTATGGTTGAACTTAGAACAATCACAGCATTATAATGTTGACAGTAGCATTATTTATCTCAAGTGACTCCTGCATGCTCATTCATTGGTGATTTTGAAGTGGCAGAGCCTAAGCCGAAATCTAATCCTCTAAATGGAAACAACAGTCCAGAGCTGTAATTTAAGGCTGCTCTCCAACTGGTGCAGAAAGATAGTATACAATGCATTTGCAAGTCTATACAGTATATCCAAATTGTTTTAGAAATAACTCTTTTATACTTGTATATGGCCATATTTTACATATAGTTTTCCATTCTTCAGTATATTACTTTATGATTATTAAAAGTACATATAGTTTTCTATTATTCAGTATATTACTTTATGAttaataaaagtacatgaaaagtaCACTGGGTAGTATTAAGAACAAAAAGGTGCAATATATAATATGGATTGGATTTTTATATTAAACAATGTAACAAAATATACAGTAGAGAAGGGAAAACATCTAAAAACTGGCTGTGAAATTGTGCAAACACTTTATACTATTTTGAGTTATATACTATTTTGAGTTAAACTAATGTCATTATGCAGTATATGGTAATAAAAGACTTAATTGTAGAATGTGGTATTTATAAACATTGTGATGGCTATATAGAGTATTAAATACAATTTAAAACTTTACTCATTACAGTTTGAGGTTATGCTGTGTACACAGGTTTATTTCTCATGATATTTTCAGAAAGATGGTAccagcacagggtctagcaaagagcTAGAGTCTTTACTCTCTTCTGCCCATGCTCCATCTATCACAATACAGTACATCACCGGAAAGATGGTGCCACTGTACCAGGTATGGGTGGGTGCCAGCTGCACACAGGAACCCAATATGTATTTAGACACCCTCTGACTCATTGTGAGATATTTTACCAAGCATACAGACTCATCATGACTCACAGCAGAACTGAGAGCCTGACACAAAGCTATAGCCATGGCACAGTGCATTGTAAGCTTGTGTATCCTCCTCACTTTGCATGGCTTTGACCTAGGCATtaaactagatcagtggttcccaactcTGGTCCCCAAGAACCCTCAACAAGCCATGTTTTAAAGATTGTTGCATGTGGAAGCAGATGGGATATTTACTTGCAAAGCAAAATAGATTAAcatacctgtgcatgattaaataaATCCACAAACCATGACCTTTTGGGGGATCCTGAGAACTTGAGTTAAGAACAACCAACCTAGATTAATCATGTACCAGCTATATTTTGATAGCATTCAGCTTGTTTCACATTACTGTCACAAAAGAGATACTGTAACTTGTACTTTGTGTGGTATGAAACCTATAGGTGACATTGTAATGACTTGTAAAATGTAAGTGTCTAATTTTGTTGGAATAATTTTTTGATAAGCACTGAACCACTCCTTTTTGGGTAAGTACTACAGAAAGCTGTTACTGGAAAAGTTGCTCTGTGTCTATAGCAATTATTACTGGTGTCAGCTCAGGCAGATGTTATTTGTAAATTTGCTACCGGTTTACTACACTCAGTCACAGTCTTTACTTAAATGTGAAAATTGCTGCTTATGCCAATATTCAGTAATAACcaatttattttttcttcttttctttagcAAACCCAACAAGAGCAGGTGGGAGAGAGATTCCAGGCTCAGCGGAAGTCATCAGAGAATCCAGTAGCACAACCGGAATGGTGGTTGGGATCGTCGCTGCAGCAGCCTTGTGCATCCTCATCCTCCTTTATGCCATGTACAAATACCGAAACAGGGATGAAGGCTCCTATCATGTTGATGAGAGCCGAAACTACATCAGTAACTCAGCACAGTCCAACGGGGCTGTAATCAAAGAAAAACAACCAAGTAGTgctaaaagttctaacaaaaacaagaaaaacaagGACAAAGAATATTACGTCTGATTCCAGCCACGTAAAAAACACGTGTATAGAAATAGTCTTCAATTTATCTGAGACATAAAAATTAACAAACTTATTTACTTTTACTTTTTACGAAGCacattgagaaaaaaaaaaaaaaagaagacaggGAATGCGGTCAGAAAGGAAAGACTGTTtttaaaaaaagttacaaaaataaagaaaaaaatctatatataaaacAAGCATATTATGGTTTTGTTTCCCAGAAAAAAGGAGCCAAACAAGATTCCCGACTATTCGCAGTGTTTTCATTTACTCTGATTGTCCGTTTAAGTGGCGGGAATGTTTTTGGAAAGACGCTGATTGCACAAAAAATTCCTATAGCACAGAGTAATTTCCAACATTGAGGCACAATTAAAACAAAAGATGCTACCTATGATTCTGGATAGAGCCAAAGTGCTAGCGCTTTCTTCAAAAGTAAGTTCTAATGCCAGCAAAGACTTGTCTGAACTTGCAAACGTTGGTAGTTTGCGGCATTGTGCAAAGAAGCAATGATTGTGACACACTTGCTACAAAGTGCTGGCTTTTCTGAAGACTTATGAAAGAAAAAACTTTTACAAAGCCCCTTTCTGGTTGTGAAGAATATGTTATGGAGGCCTTAATTTCAGAAATTTGGAATATGGCCctttttcaaaaataaaataagAGGGATAGATGCAATCATTTAAAAAAGTTCATGCACGCTTAATATGTTACTACATATGTTTATATAAAACACATCTATACGTGCTTTCTGGACTGTGACAAGTGACGTTTTATAGCCTGTTGTATAGACAATGCAAAATATATCTGCTCTTCAGCCATTTTTGGTAAACTAAATGTTCTAAGTGTTGCTAGGTATAGAAAGTTTTCTGATGTCTGACACAACAGACGTGTTTCAGTTAATTGCTGCCATTATCccaaatttttattttaaatttttaattcTTGTGAGTATGCCGCTGGGGATGTGTATGAATGTAAATAGAACATTTTTTTAATATTATACAGCACAATAGCCAACATTCCGCTGCAGCCAACTTACAGTATGTTGGGCCACGTGGTGTAAAGGTATCAAATACAGTCCAAATAAATTAACTCATTCAAGTCACTGACAGAGGCATTTCGTAATTTGTTTTTCTAGCTAATTAACTCTTTTTACTATTTAACACTGTTGCAGAAGACACCTTTTTAAGCTTTTGAAGAGATAAACCAATTATTACACCATTAACAGACCTTGACATTTATTAAAAGAAAGTATTGAATGGAATTAGCATGACTTTTAATTGCCAAGATACGTACAAGTAACAGGATTGGAACTAGtaggtgggttttttttcattaaaaaaatggccATTTGATTTACTGCAGTTTAATTAAtgcaaataatatatttttttccagCCAAGAATATATAATATATCAAAAGGAAATTGTTTAGATTTGGATATTTCAGTAGAGTACAGAATGTTTAAATACattttcatttttccaacattataAAGTAAGTTTCtatttaagaaaaaaataaatttgttCTTGTTTAATTAAGCTTGCTGAATAAGAGTTTAGAGTCACAGATCACTAATAAAGAAATGCAAAAAGAATATATTAACCTAAAAGTGGGTTCTTCAAGAGTACTCAGTCTTTTCACTTGAAGGCCTCCCAGGGGGAATATAGATGTTCAGACATTATAGACAGGAAGAAAGAATTTAAAATTAATTTAAACAGCAGGGGCAACAAAGCAAGAGACTTTGTTTTATTCACTAGGTTACTGATGATAAGCAGTGCTTAAATTCCAGACATGTTCTCAAAAGTTTTCAAAATGCCATGCAGTTGACAAAAATATTATTAGTTAGGGCTTGCCCAATACATTTAGTACTTGAGAAGGGTATTTTTACAGGAGATTTTTTGATAAATTGGTGAAACAGATTGCTTGTATGAAAATAATAGAGTTTATCAAATAATTTTTCCTGCTAGAATCTTAAGAATCCTGTTTGGACATCACTGAAAGTCAGCTGTACTCAGGGAAAGAAAGGTACTTTATGTTGTATTGCACAGAAGGCGTGAAATGTCTGTCCATGATTGTAGGTCTCTGGAAAGGATGTACagtaaataatataccccaaaCAAGTCTTGCCAAATTGATAAATTGAAGTTGCTACCGTATCTAAGTAATACCACACTTTTATAAATTACGGTGTATGTTATTTTAAATAATGACAATATCAGTTGTTTGTTTTGGTATTTACTGTGTATTTACCTATTTTGCCAACACCTTTTATCCATTTTATCATTTATAAATTAACTATAAGTTACTTTATAGTTACCATATGGTTGTTTTACTTATATTCATGTTTTATTATTAATGCTTCATATTTAGTTGAAATATCTATTCACaatatgtttttatgtattttgcaaGAACATGTCAACATTGTATCATGTCAATCCTTTCATAGAATAAGGATGCACCAAACACATTTTACTGCACCGTGTTTCGGGACCCATTTGTAATGAAAGGTTAGGTACATTTTATGGATTGCATTTGGGTTTTATTTTCCCATATATATTTGCTGTACGTCATCTGGATGAGGTGGCTTATTTCCAATCCTGTAATGTGTTGCCTTTACAACAAAAATCAAAAAGTGTGAAATGATTTATTCCCAAACAAAACAAGAGGCCCAAAGCCAGTTTattgtgtttgtgtgatagatattGAAAATGAATTTATTTTGTTGCAAGGCCAATTTATCCATTACTGGAAATGCTAAGCAAGTGGAATTTATTGTTTTGTTAATAAAATGTTTCTTAATAcactattttgtttttattttttataaagctTGTAGAGTGGGAAATAACCTCAAACAGAAAATTTGGAAATTCTATTATGCTGCATTAGATAGACCAATGTATTATATGGCCGCTTCTGATGGAAAATATATTTACAGTGAAATTGCATGTACTGTTGTCTTATAGCGCTCATAATATCTGGATCAGAATCCAATTAAACATTTTTCCAATTCAACTAGACTTCAGCATCACTGAGACAATGGAAATATATAGTGCTGTCTCTAAGCCACTTTATAGATACAATATGCAAATAACAGACACCCATTGTGAAGAATTGACTTCTTGGTAATGCAATGTATATGGCAGTGTTTTATGAGAGTGGCTTATTTGTATATTCCCCAATGGAGTAAAAGAAAGATCCACCTAATACACAACATTCGTATTGGAATTTGAAATAAGATTTTGTGAGAAAATAATTCACACTTTTTTCTGATCCTCCAAAACTATGAACATTGTGGGTGCTAGTACATCCCTAACACATTTCTTTGAGTAGCCAATAGTTTGATTCATCCTAGGATAATTGTGGCATAATATAGTGATTTCACTGATTAATATGGAAGAAAACATGAAGAGTAAAAATAGAACTACCCAATAGGTTACACTAATTTCTGAAAGTAAATGTCTTAATTTGTTTAGATGTTCTGCCTACAGTATTATACTAAGGAATGCAAAGTAGTAACTCATGTTGAGTTGACGTGCCGTCATCACGATTGGATATAAATTGATCAAATTTTCTTTCTGGTATAAAAATACAATAGTAATCCAAATTCTAGAGGATTCTGCTTTtgtcaaaaacaaacaaacattttttaTAACTTTCCTTTGTATTAAAATCCTCATATGCTATTGTTATCTACAGCAACTCATAAATAAAAGCCTGACAGAATCTTAAAACTCTGCATGTTTAATACTTACGTCTATTTCTTTTTGTAAataagaacttctgtatactgCGAAGAACTCATGATGTTTGCAAATACAAAGTAAACAACATACAATACATTTCTGAAGACAGCGACCACGTTCATGGGTTTTGTAAAGAGAAACTAAGCTGAGCCACACGTAAGTCCAAGTGCAATTACTTGGTTGTAACTGGGTGGCCAACGGTGCCTTCACATGCCAGAGAAGTATTCAGTGGGTGTGTCATGGGTGTAAAGCCAGAGTTACAATAAAGTGTGAGTTGTGCATGTGGATTGTGCATGTTCAGTTGTATCTTCTGAAACATACATGGACTAGGCGTAAGTGTTGCTAATGGTGTGGAGAGCTGCCTTTGCGGCTGGTGGGATGGGGATAGTGTGCGCTCAAGGATAGGATAATTTTATAGGATTTATGATCACTTTAGGCATCCAGAATTGCCTATTAATAACCCTTTCAATCTCACTTCAATAATATTGTTTAactaaaaaaatataatttttgcaTGTAGGAGCAAAGATAAATGAGCGCACCTAATCCACATTTAGAAACTACACCCCCACTATGCCTGCTAATTTCCATCACCAGATAATTTACTACCCCATTTAGTTAATTTTCACTGCAGggatgcattttaaaaaaaaatacattcacagtAAATTAGGTCCATGTAGATGATAGCATGGAATTAATAATGTATCTAGCAAAAGCCACAATGATGGTAATTCTTCCGTCAAAATATATCCTGCGGATTATTAAGTCTATGCAACTTTTATGGTTTTATTATACTTTATGCATCCAGGCTAATCTCACAAACCAAACTGGAAGTTGTGTCTCATTTTTATCATTTTGTACTGCCTATCTAGGTTCTGAACCAACTTCTCTAAACAGATACTGTCCAGCCACTCACTCTCAATACACCCCAGTAGTTTCAGGTTGCCTCAGGTTGAGCCAGAGTTCTATTGACTCAGATTATTTCATTCTCTTCAACCTCATTCTTTTTACATATGTATCTGTTGCTAAAACATGGACAATGAAAGATAATGTATTCCCAGATATAATATTACTTAATAATTAAGCCTAACTTGTACCTACTGTAGCATGAAAGTCCTAGACATGGTTTTATGTATAACATAAACATGGTTTATGTTCTTTGCAGATTAATAATTAAAAATTTTGACAAGTAGTCTGTGAGTAGATAGGATAGGAGTGAGGATGAACAGTTGGCACTTGAGTAAACTCCTATAAAAAGATTCTTTTTACACAAACTGTATATCCAATAATATCCATTAAATACATACAATAGAAAGGTATAAAACATGACTCAATACCTAAATGAATATAATGCTACTCCCACCATGGAACCGTTAGAGGTTTACACATAAGCCAGACAGATGCTAGATCTATTTTTCTTTCCCAGgctaaaacaaacattttttttctaatGTAAATACTTCCATTGGGGAAACAAAGTGAATTCGCTAATTGGCCACTATGTCTAGACACTGGGGGTGCAATAAAATAATCACAGCTTTTAGGCACCCTAACACTAGGGTACTAGACTCTAATCAGTCAAACATTTTTGGCTCACTTTGAATCCTACTGCTCCAAGTTATTTGGTGCTTACCTTTTGACTTGGATAAACATGATTTACTTTTTCAagacactgcagccccacctcaccGAGATTCAAAGTGACATACTCGCTCAGGCTATTTCTCTTGAGGAGGTCCAGATGGCATTCTCTCAACTTAAATTAAATAAGTCCCTGAGTCCTGATGGCTTGTCAAATGAATATTATAAAATTCCAGCCCCCTCatgtgtagggaggccaatcccaggccgttttttcaatcccgggattcgggattgaaaaacggtcgatcccgggattgcagtagggatcagtgaaagttgtagggagcagcgctggagggagggtgtaggtagcggtgcgggaggtggggagtgtgtaggtagcggtgcgggaggtagggagtgtgcagGTAGCGGTGAGGGagctagggagggtgtaggtagtggtgcgggaggtagggtgggtgtaggtagcggtgcgggaggtagggactgggagggtgtaggtagcggtgcgggaggaaggaagagtgtaggtagcggtgcgggactcaggagggagggtgtaggtcgtggcagggagggttggtagcagcgcgggagggaggaaggctgtagggagcaccactgaatgcacgaatggagggagagagggtgggtgtaagtactaGTACTTACTATTAGGCAGGGCGGCAACCATGAACACACTGaacacggcggcatttcaaatgaagcgccagccgccagccaaccagagctggcgaaccggcagccaatcagggaagcggccgcagcagtcgctcctgattagtTGCcgttgcagcttccctgattggctgccggtccgccagctctgattggctggtggccggcgctacatttgaagtgccgccgcgttcaacttgttcatggctgccgcccgcctaatattagtaagttCTATTACTTACGCCCAccctcccgcgcatgcgcagtataatcccgtgaatcctgggattagatgctccaatcccgggattcaaatcccggcatttttgggcccaaatcccgggatcccgccgatcccgggattggcctccctactcatgTGTCTCAGTATCATGTAGAGCTGTTTAATATTTTATTATGTAATGAAACTCTGTTCCACTACTTTAATGAGGCCCATACAGTTCTCATCCCTAAGCCTTACTATAGAATATAAACTAAAACTTTTTTTGACATTTGGGAGTTTACATACACATCCTATCACCCGGAATTAAATACCAAATATATAAAAGTGTACACTATACCACTTGGTATTTGACTCTTGAAGTTACTGGTGATCCTCCTATTCCATTTTTGAGCTAGAGAGATGGCCCTTTTCCTTTTTAACCAGCAATAGGGACTTCCCTGGAGATGCATGGggaagcttttattttattttttggataTTGAAATCTATTTGTACAAGCTAGATATTTTACATTGCTTATCTTTATCTACTGCCGGCTATGGTATtctactatatgtatgtatgtatgtatgtatgtatgtatgtatgtatgtggtttTTGTTCAATTGATGtctaattattttaattatttatttattatggactTTGTCTTTTATTACTATGTATTTTATGGAAGATGCGATggttcagaaaaagaaaaaaaaagaaaaaaagaaaggtaTAAACATAAAGGGTTATATTCCCTTTGATGCTAGAGAAAACTATTATCTGCTTTTCAATATCTTCTGCTAAATGCTTATTAATCAGAACATACAGACATGGACAGATTTGTTGGTACCATTCcatgaaaaataaaaaacacttATTTTTCTCTGAACTAACTTGAAAGTGACAAAGGAACCGGCATCTGgcattgttccccccccccccccccatatttaatacAATACAAATCAGACTTTTCATTTGATTTTTGATTCAACAGAATATTTAAATACTAAAACCTAGGAAGTTGTCATGTGGCATTATTGCTCAATCTTTACAGGCAATCACTGTGATCAAGCAGTTTCTGTAGCTCTCAATGAAACTAATATACCTGTCAACAATTAGTTTGGCCCACTCTTCCTTTCGCAAACTGCTATAGCTGACTCAGGTTTGATGGGTGCCTTTTCCAGACTGCATGTTACAGCTCTTTCCATAGACGTTTAATATGATTCAAATCAGGCCTCCACAGGGTTCATAAAAGGCCACTTCGGAAAAGTCCAATGTTTTGCTCTTATCAATTCTGGTGtgcttttagctgtgtgttttgggtcattatcctgTTGGAGGACCCTTGCCCTGCACTGAGACAAAACTTTCTGGCACTGGGTAGTATGATTTGCACCAAAATGCCTTGATATTCTTGAGATTTCATTGGGATCTACACAGATCATCGCAAAGCAGCACAAAAACATAACTGAGAAATTTAGAGGATggctttttatgttgttttttcaaaagttttatagaaacagaatttgatggcagataagaaccactctgCCTCTCTAGTCTACCCTAATGGGCCTTCTTCCATGGAGCCCACTATTTTACTCATAAAACATTAGATGATGCGATCAGATACTGGCATTTCAGCTTGCATTTATTTCTACATTTCGCTGGGCTCATTTTCTACACACCTGCCATTTAATATGTGATCAAACTTCCTCTTGCAGCTATGTCCAGGGAGGATGGCTACATTCTCATGGACTTTAAACATGTTTATAATATCTGCATTGTAATCACAGGAAGATCAAGCTGGTTGGAGATGGTATTATAGCCCTTTATGTTTGTACGCAATTTTTTTTCATCTCCTCAGACAACTCTCTCCTTTCCTGTCTCTTGTTCAATTCAGTGTGGTGCACACAATGATACCAAACAGGAATATTTTTCTCCACTTAAATAGGTTAAATGATTGATTAGAAGATTGAAGAGAAGTGTGATTAAAGAAAACAATTAGTTTGAAATATCACTAAAATCCAATTGGTTATTATCTTTTCTAAGGCGTACCGACAAACCTGACCAGGCCATTTTAGAATACCTTTTCACAATACACAATAGATCCTTTTTTCCCAATTACTTTTCTTTATTCTAGACACAGCAAAGACATGCAAATATACACGAGACAACAGCTTTCAAGTTCATTAGTTTGTAGGTGGAATAAAGAATTGTTTCAATGAGCTGTGAGGGTGCCAACTACTGTATCAACGTCTGTATTTATTTTGTTGTGAGAACTCATAAATACTGTATAAACACAACATGACAAGAAAATAATTAATGGATATGAGGTCATTTATTTGTACATGACTTAACCTCTCGTCTGGCAtagtcacatcagatgcaaccacacatGGTCATATTTCTTGCAACCAGTCAGAAACGCCCAATGGACAAGTGCCAGAAGACAATCTTCTAGGAGGTGCCAATCTCAGAAAAGACCCTCTGGTTCCACTGCATTCTTGTTC
The Pseudophryne corroboree isolate aPseCor3 chromosome 4, aPseCor3.hap2, whole genome shotgun sequence DNA segment above includes these coding regions:
- the NRXN1 gene encoding neurexin-1 isoform X14; its protein translation is MDMRWHCETFQNSDDLLVASAECPSEDDEDIDPCEPSSGGLANPTRAGGREIPGSAEVIRESSSTTGMVVGIVAAAALCILILLYAMYKYRNRDEGSYHVDESRNYISNSAQSNGAVIKEKQPSSAKSSNKNKKNKDKEYYV